Within the bacterium genome, the region CTGGAGCGCGCGGTTTATCTCACCGACGGGTTGTTCAATTGCGTGCATACCAACGTCCGCCGGCTGCTGCCCAGCCTGGTGGAGAGCGCGAGTTTGGTGTTCGACGGCATCAATGCCATGGACGGGCTTTATGATCCCGAAGACCTGTGGTGGCACGCCCGCCTGCATCGCACGGAAGCGACGCAATGGTTGCGCAAAGAAGTCGGCGCGCAGCCGGTTGACCGTTTTGCGCTCGGCACTGGCGCGACTCTCAATCTGCTTCATCCCGAGGCCCTGCCGCGCTTCACGCCGGCGCTCCAGCATGATTTTGTGCAGGAATTCGTGCTGCGCAACCGGCCGCTGGTCGGCAGCGAAACCGCCGTGGTTGATCTGTTCTGGCTGGAAGAGTTTCAGCATCGGTTCTATGCCCACGGCCCGCAGATTCTGCGCAGCGCGGTGGAAGTGCGCTGCCCGTTTTTTGACAAGCGCATGCTGGCCTTCATCGGCCGGCTTTCCCCGCGGCAGCGCAGCACCGACAAGCCGCTGCAACGCCACGCGGTGCAGCAACTCTCCCCGGCGCTGGCAGCGGTGCCCTGGGAACGCAACGGCCTGCCGTTGACTGCCGGCCCCTGGCAAATGCAATCCCGGCGGGCGGCGCGCATGCTGCAACGCAAAGTGGGAACCCTCGCGGGCAAATACTGGCGCCGCCCCGGTCGCGGCTGCCGCCGGGGCCATATGATCGACTACGACGAAATGATTCGCACCTCGCCGCTGCTGCAGGAGCAGATTCACAGCACACTGGTGGGCAGCGCCGCGCAGGCTTCCGGGTTGTTCGATCCGCGCGCGCTGGCGGACTTGCTGCAGGCGCATCTGCAGCGGCAGGGCGATTACGCCGAGATCATCGGCCGGCTGTTGACCGTCGAGCACTGGTATCAACTCTTTGTGCGCCGCGCCGCCCCGGTGCGCGAAAAACGCGAGCTGCCCATGTACGCCCGCCCGGCGCTGGCGCTGGCGGCGTGAAATCGAGAGACAGGAATTCGAAATCCATCGAGGCTGAGGTGTCACCATGCTGTTCAATTCGTTCCAGTTTCTGCTCTTCTTCCCGGCGGTGGTCCTGTTCTATTTCGCCACGCCCTACCGCTGGCGCTGGCTGCTGTTGCTGGCGGCGAGCTGCTACTTTTACATGTGCTGGAAACCGGAGTACATCATTCTTATCTTGATTTCGACGGTGATCGATTATTTCTCGGCGCTCAGGATGAGCGCCACCGTCGACTCCGGCCGGCGCAAAGGCTACCTCTGGCTGAGCCTGCTGTCGAACCTGGGCCTGTTGTTCTCTTTCAAGTATTTCAACTTCTTCAATGAAAGCCTGCGCGCCCTGTTCGACCGGTTCGATCTGTTCTACGGCGTGCCGGCGTTCGATCTGCTGCTGCCGGTGGGCATCTCCTTCTACACCTTCCAAACCTTGAGCTATACCATCGATGTTTACCGCGGCGCAATCGCGCCCGAACGGCACTTCGGCAAATTTGCGCTCTATGTGACGTTCTTTCCCCAGTTGGTGGCCGGTCCGATCGAACGCTCGGGCAATCTGCTGCCGCAGTTGCAGAGCTTGCGCTGCGCTTTCGACTATGAGCGCGTGGTCGACGGCATGCGGTTGATGGCGTGGGGCTTCTTCAAGAAGGTGGTGATCGCGGACCGGCTGGCGGTTTACGTCAACACGGTCTACAACCATCCCGCCGAATACCAGGGCCTGGAGATCGCGCTCGCCACCGTGTTCTTCGCGTTTCAGATCTTCTGCGATTTCTCCGGATATTCCGACATCGCCATCGGCGCCGCGCGCGTGCTGGGCGTGAATCTGATGAAGAACTTCGACAGGCCCTATTCCTCCACCTCGATCTCGGAGTTCTGGCGGCGCTGGCACATCTCACTCTCGACCTGGTTCAAAGATTACGTTTACATTCCGCTGGGCGGCAATCGCGTGGTGCGCTGGCGGTGGTATTACAACCTCTTCATCACCTTTCTGATCAGCGGGTTGTGGCACGGCGCCAACTGGACGTTCGTGATTTGGGGCGCGTTGCACGGCTTCTACCTGGTGTTCGCATTAATCTCGCGGCCGCAGCGGGATTGGCTGATTGCGCGGACCGGGCTGACGCGCCATCCGGCGCTGCTGCAAACCGGCCGCCTGCTGACGACCTTCGTGTTGGTGCTGATCGGCTGGCTGTTCTTCCGCGCCAACAATCTCGCTGACGCGCTGACGCTGCTGCACAACCTGTTCGTGTTCGAGCCGTTGCACGCGCTGTTCGAGACTATCACACCCGGCACGTTGCTGCTGAATCTGGCTTTGATTGCAGTGCTGGAGCTGGCGCACTCCTGCGAGACCGACAAGGAGTTCATCCGCACGTTTGCCCACCGCCCGGCGCTGGTGCGCTGGCCCGCCTACGTGCTCTTGACGCTGGCCATTCTCTACCTCGGCGCTGCGACGGCGCAACAGTTCATTTACTTTCAATTCTGAATCACGTCAACCCTGGCACGTTCCGGAGAGGTCATTGGTCATGAAACGCTTCGCCTGCAAGCTGGGCCTGTTCGCCGCCCTCATTTTCCTGATTGACGCCGGCTGGTCGTATCTGCTGGACCGCGGCCGGCCCGCCGATTACGCCGCCTTCGTCGACAGCAAGCGCGAGTTCGACCGCCTAACGCAGCTCGACATTCTGTTCCTTGGTGACTCGCAGACCGCCGATGGTTTCGTGCCCGCGGTGTTCCGCGAGCGCCTGGGCGCTTCCGCCTTCAACTTCGGCGTCTATCAGCTCTCGCCTTTCGAAGGGTACTACCTGTTGCGCGATTTGGTCGACCGGCTGGAACAGCCGCCGGCGCTGGTGGTGCTCGGCACCGATGCGCAGATGTTTCGCTATCGTGTGGCCGACGGCAAATACGCGCCGCTGTTCATCACCTCGCCCGTCAATCTGATTCCGTTGTTCTTCGAAAGCAGCAATCTCGGCGCGCTGACCGAAGCCGGCCGCAAGAAGTACTTGTTCCCCGGCCTGCTGCGCTGGGCCGTCACCGGCCAGGTCCCCGGCGAAACGCGGCGCCAGATTCAGCTCGTGGAAAACGGCTATCTGCAGAATCCCAAACATTACTCCGACGCCAGCCAGTTCGATTGCGACAAGGATCGCGGCTTCTTCAGCGAGACGCTGGTCGCGCAACAAACGGAATTCTTCCACAAAACGCTGGCCTATTTGGCCGAGCGCAACATTCCGTGCGTGATCGCCAATCTGCCGATGCATCCGCAATTCCTGGCCGGCATGCAAGCCAAACCGGCTTATCAGGAATTCCAGCGGGAGCTGGAGAATATGGCCAGGACGTACCGCGTTCCGGTGTTCAATCGCGACCACAGCCTGCTGCTCGCGGATTTCCAGGACGAAGACTTTCTCGACGGTGATCATCTCTGCTATGCCGGCGCCCGGAAATTTTCCGCCGCCTTTGCCGATTATCTCGAACAAACCGGTTTCAATTTTCATTCGAACCAAGTCGCGGCGGTGCAACCCGTTTCCGGCGCCCCGCTCACT harbors:
- a CDS encoding asparagine synthase-related protein yields the protein MMQPLLHFPWYRCAAAQSTGVSLGLVSLGGLARNPRCVTSSDGLHIVAFEGELHNAQELRQQLNLAAGGNDAASHAALVLHALRRWGVAAFERCNGLFQIAWWNEAEQALVVACDPGGLRPIYYCQAAEQFAFATEVKALLALPWVKRNLDYDGLLSFLRHGLPLGGRTFFANVRVLPPGSYARFCGGRLEIQRYWRMRFTEQAELSERESNEQFLQTWVEVMRDQAAGNFRLGLPLSGGVDSRVILAALMAEKKEVFTFTMGEPGCCDATLAHELAEKASCSNLFSPVVAQEVAHGLERAVYLTDGLFNCVHTNVRRLLPSLVESASLVFDGINAMDGLYDPEDLWWHARLHRTEATQWLRKEVGAQPVDRFALGTGATLNLLHPEALPRFTPALQHDFVQEFVLRNRPLVGSETAVVDLFWLEEFQHRFYAHGPQILRSAVEVRCPFFDKRMLAFIGRLSPRQRSTDKPLQRHAVQQLSPALAAVPWERNGLPLTAGPWQMQSRRAARMLQRKVGTLAGKYWRRPGRGCRRGHMIDYDEMIRTSPLLQEQIHSTLVGSAAQASGLFDPRALADLLQAHLQRQGDYAEIIGRLLTVEHWYQLFVRRAAPVREKRELPMYARPALALAA
- a CDS encoding MBOAT family protein, giving the protein MLFNSFQFLLFFPAVVLFYFATPYRWRWLLLLAASCYFYMCWKPEYIILILISTVIDYFSALRMSATVDSGRRKGYLWLSLLSNLGLLFSFKYFNFFNESLRALFDRFDLFYGVPAFDLLLPVGISFYTFQTLSYTIDVYRGAIAPERHFGKFALYVTFFPQLVAGPIERSGNLLPQLQSLRCAFDYERVVDGMRLMAWGFFKKVVIADRLAVYVNTVYNHPAEYQGLEIALATVFFAFQIFCDFSGYSDIAIGAARVLGVNLMKNFDRPYSSTSISEFWRRWHISLSTWFKDYVYIPLGGNRVVRWRWYYNLFITFLISGLWHGANWTFVIWGALHGFYLVFALISRPQRDWLIARTGLTRHPALLQTGRLLTTFVLVLIGWLFFRANNLADALTLLHNLFVFEPLHALFETITPGTLLLNLALIAVLELAHSCETDKEFIRTFAHRPALVRWPAYVLLTLAILYLGAATAQQFIYFQF